One Setaria viridis chromosome 3, Setaria_viridis_v4.0, whole genome shotgun sequence DNA window includes the following coding sequences:
- the LOC117849739 gene encoding uncharacterized protein, with protein sequence MGACVSSSRKRRSQRLCCIYRRYRGKVLSNTPVVRASDVENFASSGEVVHLGTSAATRRRSDGSNVTFHLTQLQWHHSELDTENGNVVCQEEAWFDSVSILGSDSDEDFSSVNGDLPAMSNSVGTQLMQCEDASSIADAIHKFERIFDSSSVAQAVGQYLKRDANKIEAERPKVASPEACDVSGGKVDEAKTRNEGIKILTKLRRGEDACNTLKSFKDGEKQHESIFKNLTPVCTPRHANKVQPLAVASPRGQKKKSAVVRLSFKRQSFDGEQTTEICSSRRYLICPRAGLLVPQAGEKISEGCWSVLEPSTFKLRGESFFKDKKKSPAPGCSPYTPFGVDIFMSPRKIHHIAQHIELPSVKPNEKIPSLLIVNIQMPTYPAAMFLGDSDGEGINLVLYFKLNDNFEKEISPQFHDSIKRLVNDEIEKVKGFPLDSTVPFRERLKILAGLVNPDDMNLSSAERKLVQAYNEKPVLSRPQHSFYVGSNYLEIDLDVHRFSFISRKGLEAFRERLKHGVIDLGLTIQAQKQEELPEHVLCSVRLNKVDFVDNGQIPTLLPCDDD encoded by the exons ATGGGTGCCTGCGTATCTTCAAGCAGAAAGCGGAGATCACAAAGACTCTGTTGTATATACAGGCGTTACCGTGGCAAGGTTTTAAGCAATACACCTGTAGTACGCGCCAGTGATGTGGAGAACTTTGCTTCTTCTGGAGAAGTAGTCCATTTAGGGACTTCTGCAGCCACTCGGCGGAGATCTGATGGCTCAAATGTTACATTCCACCTCACACAATTGCAGTGGCATCATAGTGAGCTGGACACAGAGAATGGAAATG TTGTGTGTCAAGAAGAAGCATGGTTCGACTCTGTTAGTATTTTGGGATCTGACTCTGATGAAGATTTCAGCAGTGTCAATGGAG ACCTCCCTGCTATGTCAAATTCAGTAGGTACACAATTGATGCAGTGCGAAGATGCTTCATCCATTGCTGATGCCATCCATAAGTTTGAAAGAATTTTTGACAGTTCTAGTGTTGCTCAAGCTGTTGGACAgtacctgaaaagagatgcaaaCAAAATAGAAGCAGAGAGGCCTAAAGTTGCAAGCCCGGAAGCATGTGACGTTTCTGGTGGAAAGGTTGATGAAGCAAAGACACGAAATGAGGGTATAAAAATTCTGACAAAACTTAGAAGAGGCGAGGATGCATGTAATACCTTAAAGTCTTTCAAAGATGGAGAGAAGCAACATGAAAGCATCTTCAAAAATTTGACACCAGTGTGCACACCTCGTCATGCTAACAAGGTCCAGCCATTGGCGGTAGCAAGTCCAcggggccaaaagaagaaaTCAGCGGTTGTCAGGCTTTCTTTCAAGAGGCAATCTTTCGATGGAGAGCAAACTACTGAAATAT GTTCCTCTAGGAGGTACTTGATCTGTCCACGAGCTGGATTATTGGTTCCACAAGCCGGTGAGAAAATTTCGGAAGGTTGTTGGTCTGTGCTTGAGCCTTCAACCTTCAAACTGCGAGGGGAAAGTTTTTTCAA GGACAAAAAGAAGTCTCCTGCTCCAGGTTGTTCTCCATACACTCCATTTGGTGTCGACATATTCATGTCCCCAAGGAAAATACATCACATTGCCCAGCATATTGAGCTTCCATCTGTAAAGCCAAATGAAAAAATTCCTTCACTACTTATCGTGAATATTCAG ATGCCTACATATCCTGCTGCTATGTTCCTTGGTGACAGTGATGGGGAAGGAATTAATCTAGTGCTGTATTTCAAACTGAACGACAACTTTGAGAAAGAAATTTCACCTCAGTTTCATGACAGCATCAAG AGACTAGTAAACGACGAGATAGAAAAGGTTAAGGGTTTCCCATTGGACTCAACAGTCCCTTTCAGAGAAAGATTGAAAATATTGGCAGGGTTGGTTAACCCAGATGACATGAATCTCAGTTCTGCGGAGAGGAAGCTTGTGCAGGCTTACAACGAAAAGCCAGTCCTCTCAAGGCCTCAACACAGCTTTTATGTG GGATCAAATTACTTGGAGATCGACCTTGATGTACACCGGTTTAGCTTCATCTCAAGGAAAGGGCTTGAAGCGTTCCGAGAACGATTGAAACATGGAGTAATTGATCTCGGTCTAACCATACAG GCCCAGAAGCAGGAAGAGCTTCCTGAACATGTATTGTGCAGTGTAAGGCTAAACAAAGTTGATTTTGTGGACAACGGCCAAATACCAACACTCCTTCCATGCGATGACGACTGA